The Sorangiineae bacterium MSr11367 genome window below encodes:
- a CDS encoding bifunctional precorrin-2 dehydrogenase/sirohydrochlorin ferrochelatase, giving the protein MAERNLYPLFLHVEDREVLVVGAGSVAEKKVDDLVAARARVRLVAPRATKRLRALAKEGVIAHHARVFTEDDLDGAWLAVSATGARGVAKRVFKEAERRRIFVLAVDDPKHGSAISSSVVRRDPFVVAISSSGQAPALTRLVRELVEQVLPEDHWVRAARELRARWRAEEAPMGSRFAELVRAFKARASK; this is encoded by the coding sequence GTGGCTGAGCGAAACCTGTATCCCCTGTTTCTTCACGTGGAAGACCGCGAGGTCCTCGTGGTCGGCGCCGGCTCGGTGGCGGAGAAAAAGGTGGACGATCTCGTCGCCGCACGCGCGCGGGTGCGCCTCGTGGCTCCACGCGCGACCAAGCGCCTGCGCGCGCTCGCCAAGGAGGGCGTCATCGCGCACCATGCGCGCGTCTTCACCGAGGACGATCTCGATGGCGCATGGCTCGCCGTCTCCGCCACCGGCGCCCGCGGTGTCGCCAAGCGCGTCTTCAAAGAGGCCGAGCGGCGCCGCATCTTCGTGCTCGCGGTGGACGATCCGAAGCATGGCTCGGCGATCTCCAGCTCGGTGGTGCGGCGCGATCCCTTCGTGGTCGCCATCTCGTCGTCGGGTCAGGCCCCTGCCCTCACCCGCCTGGTGCGCGAGCTCGTCGAGCAAGTGCTCCCCGAGGACCACTGGGTGCGCGCCGCCCGCGAACTACGCGCGCGCTGGCGCGCCGAAGAGGCTCCCATGGGTTCACGCTTCGCCGAGTTGGTGCGCGCGTTCAAGGCTCGCGCGTCGAAATAA
- a CDS encoding site-specific DNA-methyltransferase gives MTVRLIQGDALDIGTHLATESVDLAYLDPPFAVGVTFRARAEAPGATLNRESGEVAYHDRWPSLEAYLAWLEVRLERVRDVLSLQGTLWLHLDQRAVHEAKVACDRVFGRASFLGEVIWVPGNGSKKRRGPGMSHQTILLYTRGKEYVWNAHDPALRAPFASTSLAMHFKNTDEQGRSFRERTLGGKTYRYYADEGRAIGSVWSDCPAMVANTPLRKESTGYPTQKPLKLLERIVRASSVEGSLVLDPFCGSGTTLHAAAMLGRRAVGSDMSDLAIATTRQRLSDANIPVSIESRTAPHAGLGDGRG, from the coding sequence ATGACGGTGCGGCTCATCCAGGGCGACGCCCTCGACATCGGCACGCACCTCGCGACGGAGAGCGTCGACCTCGCGTACCTCGATCCGCCCTTCGCCGTCGGCGTCACCTTTCGCGCGCGCGCCGAAGCACCGGGGGCGACGTTGAACCGCGAATCGGGCGAGGTCGCCTACCACGACCGCTGGCCATCGCTCGAAGCGTACCTCGCGTGGCTCGAGGTGCGCCTCGAACGCGTCCGCGACGTGCTCTCGCTCCAGGGCACCCTGTGGCTTCACCTCGATCAGCGCGCGGTGCACGAGGCCAAGGTCGCGTGCGATCGCGTCTTCGGGCGGGCGTCGTTCCTGGGCGAAGTCATCTGGGTCCCCGGAAACGGCAGCAAGAAGCGGCGCGGCCCGGGAATGAGCCACCAGACGATCCTGCTCTACACGCGGGGCAAGGAATACGTGTGGAATGCACACGATCCTGCACTGCGTGCACCCTTTGCCTCCACGAGCCTCGCCATGCATTTCAAGAACACCGACGAGCAAGGCCGCTCCTTCCGCGAGCGCACCTTGGGCGGCAAGACGTACCGCTACTACGCGGACGAAGGGCGCGCGATCGGGAGCGTGTGGAGCGACTGCCCGGCCATGGTTGCCAACACGCCGCTGCGCAAGGAAAGCACGGGCTACCCCACGCAGAAGCCGCTCAAGCTGCTCGAGCGCATCGTGCGCGCATCCAGCGTGGAGGGCTCCCTGGTGCTCGATCCCTTCTGCGGCTCGGGCACCACCTTGCACGCGGCGGCCATGCTCGGACGGCGCGCCGTAGGTTCCGACATGAGCGATCTTGCCATTGCCACCACCCGTCAGCGATTGTCCGACGCGAACATCCCCGTATCCATCGAATCCAGAACGGCCCCGCACGCGGGCCTGGGGGACGGCCGTGGCTGA
- a CDS encoding penicillin-insensitive murein endopeptidase, whose translation MRSLGVGVLAWVLVGCGRSPSPLYPALEGSIGMTHRGVLTGSMEIPSEGPGYSFLRDNDRHHATPRFAQALVRAAAHVEEQRPGSVLVFGDLSKATGGTLLPHFSHRNGRDADLLLYATTLDGIPVASPDFIHYGPDGLAFHKKKKRYYRLDEEREWLLVKALIEDPDAHIQWIFVHRHVKARLIQWARASGESPELIARAFEVMAQPRPPGGLHDDHTHVRTTCTSEEVLRGCEPFGPARAWLEDPLDAPPPLPETSDAELVAELSRPLQSAGAPARSAAAAP comes from the coding sequence GTGAGGAGTCTCGGTGTGGGTGTGCTCGCGTGGGTGCTGGTTGGCTGCGGGCGGTCGCCTTCTCCTCTGTACCCGGCGCTCGAGGGCAGCATCGGCATGACCCACCGCGGGGTGCTCACCGGCTCGATGGAGATCCCGAGCGAGGGCCCCGGTTACAGCTTCCTGCGCGACAACGACCGCCACCATGCCACGCCGCGCTTTGCCCAGGCGCTGGTGCGCGCAGCGGCGCACGTGGAGGAGCAACGGCCCGGCAGCGTGCTGGTCTTCGGGGATCTCTCCAAGGCCACCGGCGGCACGCTCTTGCCGCATTTCTCGCACCGCAACGGGCGCGATGCCGACCTTCTGCTCTACGCCACGACCTTGGACGGCATACCGGTGGCGAGCCCCGACTTCATTCATTACGGGCCCGATGGCCTCGCCTTCCACAAGAAGAAGAAGCGCTACTACCGCCTCGACGAAGAGCGCGAGTGGCTGCTCGTCAAAGCGCTGATCGAAGATCCGGACGCGCACATCCAGTGGATCTTCGTGCACCGCCACGTGAAAGCGCGGCTCATTCAATGGGCGCGCGCGTCGGGCGAGTCGCCCGAGCTCATTGCGCGCGCCTTCGAGGTGATGGCTCAGCCTCGGCCGCCCGGCGGCCTGCACGACGACCACACCCACGTGCGCACGACGTGCACGAGCGAAGAGGTCCTCCGCGGGTGCGAGCCGTTCGGGCCTGCGCGCGCGTGGCTCGAGGATCCGCTGGATGCACCGCCACCGCTCCCCGAGACCAGCGATGCCGAGCTCGTCGCCGAGTTGAGCCGCCCGCTCCAATCGGCCGGAGCCCCTGCCCGCTCGGCTGCCGCTGCGCCATGA
- a CDS encoding 1-acyl-sn-glycerol-3-phosphate acyltransferase, producing the protein MSERPLVAYEPNAILGWLYHRFFDHIEVDEAWAAAVREADRRGTVVYVLRNLSFLDFLALDHLIKRLNLPQVRFANDLGLWVLEPMGRGWLSALGRTGARKDEEDGRDLRRVIRDGSSAALFLKRPPSLVARASTRSSGRGRIEGDAYMRTLFEMQRETERPILLVPQVFVWSKQPDAAQHNMVDAILGPREWPGKVRTLAQFLSNYKNVTLRAGEPIDVKAFLANEAAAQNGHGPVSDDVLVRRMTYTLLRRLERERRSVIGPTKKPPDRMREEVVRSPKLKKVIYDMAGPGEAERQVLTLRAMSMLREMEADLDMGTIAALDVTVEQLLPRMFGALEVDQAGIERLRKAMREGTVVLLPSHKSHIDYIVLAYVLYTHHLQLPIIAAGENLNFFPVGPILRRAGAFFIRRNFKGDRLYSAVVDAYIRRLIIDGFSLEFFLEGGRSRTGKLLPPKVGLLSLSVDAALGVRPRQIFFCPISVGYERVPEEKSYVHELSGGEKQKEDMRGFLGAFSVLLQRYGRISVQFGEPLSLETVLREDEESHRAKNGDAAPSSAGGTLSPARRRAVVTRVAYRVMNEINRVTAVTGGALVATALLTHDKRGMPQAELTESCRRLARILQSFGARFSASLTPPHIVPSRRNGSNGNGQVAISEDAIREACALFVRAGHVTVRLPGREVHPDEQLGLARHGTDTIFVVPDEARLSLDLAKNIVVHFFVSRAMVATALLGGPPSREGLKQRVLSLSRLFKYEFQFRADATFDQIFDETLAEMIADGELASEGTFVRFGSDEGRRRVMLYKSIVKNFVEGYRVAARGLSALLKGPLAPKELTKRAIAVGERLYLAGEIERREAISAPLMENAFSSFVDQGYLTRLDGKLKLAESYATADAVRTVESRIAGFLEST; encoded by the coding sequence TTGAGCGAGCGTCCCCTCGTTGCCTATGAGCCGAATGCCATTCTCGGCTGGCTCTATCATCGTTTCTTCGACCACATCGAGGTCGACGAGGCATGGGCCGCTGCGGTCCGTGAGGCCGATCGGCGCGGCACGGTGGTCTACGTGCTGCGCAATCTGTCCTTTTTGGACTTCCTCGCGCTCGACCACCTCATCAAGCGACTCAACCTGCCCCAGGTTCGCTTCGCCAACGATCTCGGCCTCTGGGTGCTCGAGCCCATGGGCCGCGGGTGGCTCAGCGCCCTCGGTCGCACGGGCGCCCGCAAGGACGAGGAGGACGGGCGCGATCTCCGCCGCGTGATCCGCGATGGCTCGTCGGCGGCGCTCTTTCTCAAGCGACCGCCGTCGCTGGTGGCGCGTGCGTCCACGCGAAGCAGCGGGCGCGGGCGCATCGAGGGTGACGCGTACATGCGCACCTTGTTCGAGATGCAGCGCGAGACCGAGCGGCCCATTTTGCTCGTGCCGCAGGTATTCGTCTGGTCCAAACAGCCCGACGCCGCGCAGCACAACATGGTCGACGCGATCCTCGGCCCGCGCGAGTGGCCCGGCAAGGTCCGCACCTTGGCGCAGTTCCTGTCGAACTACAAGAACGTCACCTTGCGCGCGGGCGAACCCATCGACGTGAAGGCGTTCCTCGCGAACGAAGCGGCTGCACAAAACGGCCACGGCCCCGTCTCGGACGACGTGTTGGTCCGGCGTATGACCTACACCTTGCTTCGAAGGCTGGAGCGCGAGCGGCGCTCGGTCATCGGCCCGACGAAAAAGCCACCGGATCGCATGCGCGAAGAGGTGGTGCGCAGCCCCAAGCTGAAAAAGGTCATCTACGACATGGCCGGCCCGGGCGAGGCGGAGCGTCAAGTGCTCACCCTGCGCGCCATGTCCATGCTGCGCGAGATGGAGGCCGATCTCGACATGGGCACCATCGCGGCGCTCGACGTCACCGTCGAGCAGCTCTTGCCGCGCATGTTCGGCGCCCTGGAGGTCGATCAGGCGGGCATCGAGCGGCTGCGCAAGGCCATGCGCGAGGGCACGGTGGTCCTGCTGCCGAGCCACAAGTCGCATATCGACTACATCGTATTGGCGTACGTTCTGTATACGCATCATTTGCAATTACCGATCATCGCGGCGGGAGAGAATCTCAACTTCTTCCCCGTGGGTCCGATCCTGCGGCGCGCGGGTGCGTTTTTCATCCGGCGCAATTTCAAGGGGGATCGGCTCTACAGCGCGGTGGTCGACGCGTACATCCGCCGGCTCATCATCGACGGCTTTTCGCTGGAGTTCTTCTTGGAAGGCGGACGCTCGCGCACGGGCAAGCTGCTGCCGCCCAAGGTGGGGCTCCTCTCGCTGTCGGTGGATGCCGCGCTGGGCGTGCGCCCTCGGCAGATCTTCTTCTGCCCCATCTCGGTGGGCTACGAGCGCGTGCCGGAGGAAAAGTCGTACGTGCACGAGCTGTCCGGCGGCGAAAAGCAAAAAGAGGACATGCGCGGCTTCCTGGGAGCCTTCAGCGTGCTCCTGCAGCGCTACGGGCGCATCAGCGTGCAGTTCGGCGAGCCGCTGTCCTTGGAGACGGTGCTGCGCGAAGACGAAGAGAGCCACCGCGCCAAGAATGGCGATGCGGCGCCGTCCTCCGCGGGGGGAACGCTCAGCCCCGCGCGGCGCAGGGCCGTGGTCACGCGCGTCGCCTACCGCGTGATGAACGAGATCAACCGCGTCACCGCGGTGACCGGCGGTGCCTTGGTCGCCACCGCGCTGCTCACGCACGACAAGCGCGGCATGCCGCAGGCCGAGTTGACCGAGAGCTGCCGCCGTCTGGCGCGCATCCTCCAGAGCTTCGGCGCGCGCTTCTCGGCGTCCCTCACGCCTCCGCACATCGTTCCGAGCCGGCGCAACGGGTCCAACGGAAATGGGCAGGTGGCCATCTCGGAGGATGCCATCCGCGAGGCGTGCGCGCTGTTCGTGCGCGCGGGCCACGTAACGGTGCGACTGCCGGGCCGCGAGGTGCACCCCGACGAGCAACTCGGGCTCGCGCGGCATGGCACCGACACGATTTTCGTGGTGCCCGACGAAGCGCGGCTCTCGCTGGACCTGGCGAAGAACATCGTGGTGCACTTCTTCGTCTCACGCGCCATGGTGGCCACCGCCTTGCTGGGCGGCCCGCCGAGCCGCGAAGGACTCAAGCAGCGCGTGCTTTCGCTGTCGCGCTTGTTCAAGTACGAGTTCCAGTTCCGGGCCGATGCCACGTTCGACCAGATTTTCGACGAGACGTTGGCCGAGATGATCGCCGACGGCGAACTGGCCAGCGAGGGCACGTTCGTGCGCTTCGGCAGCGACGAGGGGCGAAGGCGCGTGATGCTCTACAAGAGCATCGTGAAGAACTTCGTCGAAGGCTACCGGGTGGCCGCCCGGGGACTTTCGGCACTGCTCAAAGGACCGCTCGCGCCGAAGGAACTCACCAAGCGTGCCATCGCCGTGGGCGAACGGCTCTACCTCGCGGGCGAAATCGAACGACGCGAGGCCATCAGCGCCCCGCTCATGGAAAATGCCTTCTCTTCCTTCGTCGACCAGGGGTACCTCACCCGACTCGACGGTAAGTTGAAGCTCGCCGAATCGTACGCCACCGCCGACGCCGTCCGCACCGTCGAGTCACGCATCGCCGGCTTCCTCGAGTCGACTTGA
- the mce gene encoding methylmalonyl-CoA epimerase — translation MAFTFKKIDHVGVCVADIDQAAENYLSALGLVAVDRELVASQKTDVCFLPVGNASVELISPQGNEGLEKFLTKRGAGLHHVAFEVEDIVKALAELKEKGVALIDETPRIGARGHKVAFIHPKAMGGVLVELVEH, via the coding sequence ATGGCCTTTACCTTCAAGAAGATCGACCACGTGGGCGTTTGTGTCGCCGACATCGACCAAGCGGCAGAGAACTACCTCTCCGCCCTGGGCCTCGTGGCCGTCGACCGGGAGCTGGTTGCATCCCAAAAAACGGACGTTTGCTTCCTTCCCGTTGGCAACGCGAGTGTGGAGCTCATCAGTCCGCAAGGTAATGAAGGACTGGAGAAGTTTCTGACCAAACGAGGGGCCGGACTCCATCACGTCGCCTTCGAGGTCGAGGACATCGTGAAGGCCCTTGCGGAGCTCAAAGAAAAAGGCGTGGCGCTCATCGACGAGACGCCGCGCATCGGCGCCCGGGGTCACAAGGTCGCGTTTATCCATCCCAAGGCGATGGGCGGCGTCCTCGTCGAACTCGTCGAACACTAG
- a CDS encoding PEGA domain-containing protein, which translates to MRPDGANMDGTARYRRWKGVGARVGVLAGALCLIQSVAYAQQPPGGAPAPQPKSGAAAKPAGAAGATAPGAAAAGSKPNLAEAKKQFQTGEAKFKEGDYATSLAAFQASDAIKPTPQNARYIALSQDKLGQYPEAVAAYERFIAEVPANMKKDGEAATARVAEIKALPGKVHVESTPASAQLTVDGRPAASPTPADIDLPPGKHALHIAADGYVSKDQDIEVAYGSKQDVKVELEAVPPPAPPPPPPVAEAPPPPPPETPAPAPRSKVPAFVTGGVALAAAGVGTVFGIMALSDKSDFDKTPTSSKADDGENHALIADMAIGVAITLGITSAVLFFSAEEPAAKPAAKAAPRKVIAAPKAPPVTIRPTPIVTPHGGGAGALIRF; encoded by the coding sequence ATGAGACCTGATGGCGCGAACATGGATGGAACCGCGCGGTACCGCCGATGGAAGGGCGTTGGTGCGCGCGTTGGCGTTTTAGCGGGCGCATTGTGCCTGATTCAGAGCGTGGCGTACGCGCAGCAGCCTCCTGGCGGCGCGCCCGCCCCGCAGCCCAAGTCTGGCGCCGCGGCGAAACCCGCAGGGGCAGCCGGAGCGACCGCTCCGGGTGCCGCGGCTGCCGGTTCGAAGCCGAATTTGGCCGAGGCGAAGAAGCAGTTCCAAACGGGCGAGGCCAAGTTCAAAGAAGGCGATTACGCGACGTCGCTCGCAGCCTTCCAGGCGTCGGATGCCATCAAGCCCACGCCGCAGAATGCGCGCTACATCGCGCTTAGCCAAGACAAACTCGGCCAGTACCCGGAGGCGGTCGCCGCCTACGAGCGCTTCATCGCCGAGGTGCCCGCGAACATGAAGAAGGACGGAGAGGCGGCCACCGCGCGCGTCGCCGAGATCAAGGCGCTGCCCGGCAAGGTGCACGTCGAGTCGACGCCCGCGAGCGCGCAGCTCACCGTCGATGGCAGGCCCGCCGCCTCGCCGACGCCGGCCGATATCGATCTGCCGCCCGGCAAGCACGCGCTCCACATTGCGGCCGACGGCTACGTCTCCAAGGACCAGGACATCGAGGTCGCCTACGGCTCGAAGCAGGACGTGAAGGTGGAGCTCGAGGCGGTTCCGCCGCCCGCGCCCCCGCCGCCGCCCCCGGTGGCCGAGGCGCCGCCGCCCCCGCCGCCGGAGACGCCCGCGCCTGCGCCGCGCAGCAAGGTGCCGGCCTTCGTCACCGGTGGTGTGGCCCTCGCCGCGGCGGGTGTCGGCACGGTGTTCGGCATCATGGCGTTGAGCGACAAGAGCGACTTCGACAAGACCCCGACGAGCTCGAAGGCCGACGACGGCGAGAACCACGCGCTCATCGCGGACATGGCCATCGGCGTGGCGATCACGTTGGGCATCACCAGCGCGGTCCTCTTCTTCAGCGCCGAGGAGCCGGCGGCAAAGCCCGCCGCGAAGGCTGCTCCGCGTAAAGTGATCGCGGCCCCGAAGGCGCCGCCGGTCACCATTCGGCCGACGCCGATTGTCACCCCCCACGGCGGCGGCGCTGGTGCGCTGATCCGCTTCTGA
- the thrC gene encoding threonine synthase — protein sequence MTYRAQFRCFSGCPGTHALTEAIYRCPTCDGLLEVHHDIEALRDRSPRQWKELFDLRYRGHEFPYGSGVWGKREWIAPQVPDDLIVSTYEGATNLFHARRLGAEIGVPELYVKQCGNAHTGSFKDLGMTVLVSVLRWALRTGAHNTRVIACASTGDTSASLAAYGAIAGLPVVVLLPRGLVSPAQLVQPLAHGATVLALETDFDGCMAVIRELAKRGLIYLANSMNPLRIEGQKTVGIELTQQLEWEVPDWVVLPSGNLGNAAALYAGFRMMVDLGLTNKLPRICVAQAENANPMYRAFMAGSEKVEAIAAKKSHASAIQIGNPVSAPRAMAALKAMNGVVEQASEDELADACARADRTGLYTDPHTGVALACTFKLRDRGLIGSNDRVVVVSTANGLKFTEFKLGYHEKTLADVSPRRANLPITLPADVERIATTLQELSAKAGS from the coding sequence ATGACCTACCGAGCCCAATTCCGCTGCTTCTCCGGTTGCCCCGGCACCCACGCCCTCACCGAAGCGATCTACCGTTGCCCCACGTGCGACGGCCTCCTCGAGGTGCACCATGACATCGAGGCACTGCGCGATCGCAGCCCGCGTCAGTGGAAAGAGCTGTTCGATCTGCGCTACCGCGGGCACGAGTTCCCGTATGGCTCGGGCGTCTGGGGCAAGCGCGAATGGATCGCGCCGCAGGTGCCGGACGACCTCATCGTCTCCACCTACGAGGGCGCGACGAACCTCTTTCACGCGCGCAGGCTCGGCGCCGAGATCGGCGTTCCCGAGCTGTACGTGAAGCAGTGCGGAAACGCGCACACGGGTTCGTTCAAGGATCTCGGCATGACCGTCCTCGTGAGCGTGCTCCGTTGGGCGCTGCGCACGGGCGCGCACAACACGCGGGTCATTGCATGCGCGAGCACCGGTGACACATCGGCGTCGCTGGCGGCGTACGGGGCCATCGCCGGGCTGCCCGTGGTGGTGCTCTTGCCGCGCGGCCTCGTTTCGCCGGCGCAGCTCGTGCAGCCGCTCGCGCATGGTGCCACGGTGCTGGCGCTGGAGACGGACTTCGATGGCTGCATGGCCGTCATCCGCGAGCTCGCCAAGCGCGGGTTGATCTACCTGGCCAACTCGATGAACCCTCTGCGCATCGAGGGGCAGAAGACCGTGGGCATCGAGCTCACGCAGCAGCTCGAGTGGGAAGTGCCCGATTGGGTCGTGCTCCCCAGCGGCAACCTGGGGAACGCCGCCGCGCTCTACGCGGGCTTCCGCATGATGGTCGACCTCGGGTTGACCAACAAATTGCCGCGCATCTGCGTGGCGCAGGCCGAAAATGCCAACCCGATGTACCGCGCCTTCATGGCCGGCTCGGAAAAGGTCGAAGCCATCGCGGCCAAGAAGAGCCACGCGAGCGCGATTCAAATCGGCAACCCGGTCAGCGCACCGCGCGCCATGGCGGCCTTGAAGGCGATGAACGGCGTGGTCGAGCAAGCCAGCGAGGACGAGTTGGCCGACGCCTGCGCTCGCGCCGATCGCACGGGGCTCTACACCGATCCGCACACCGGCGTCGCCCTCGCGTGCACCTTCAAGCTACGCGACCGCGGCCTCATCGGCTCGAACGACCGCGTCGTCGTCGTCTCCACGGCAAACGGCCTCAAATTCACCGAGTTTAAACTCGGCTACCACGAAAAGACGCTGGCCGACGTGAGCCCCCGACGCGCCAACCTGCCCATCACCTTGCCGGCCGACGTGGAGCGCATCGCCACCACGCTGCAAGAGCTCTCCGCCAAGGCGGGCTCGTAA